The following are encoded together in the Girardinichthys multiradiatus isolate DD_20200921_A chromosome X, DD_fGirMul_XY1, whole genome shotgun sequence genome:
- the LOC124862960 gene encoding protein Hook homolog 2-like isoform X3, whose product MSLDKANLCDSLLTWLQTFQVPSCDGKHDLTSGVAIAHVLHRIDASWFNETWLGRIKEESEANWRLKVSNLKKVLKSMLEYYHDVLGQQVSDEHLPDVNLIGEMGDVTELGKLLQLVLGCAVSCEKKQEQIQQIMTLEESVQHVVMTAIQELLAKEPSSEPGCPETYGDFDFQSRKYYFLSEEAGEKEDLTQRCRDLERQLSLGVEERLSLQAEITSLRQKLSRSDSLDASTTAITGKKLLLLQSQMEQLQEENYRLENSRDDLRVRAEMLEREVADLQLRNEQLTSLAHEAQALKDEMDILRHSSDRVNQLEALVDTYKRKLEDLGDLRRQVRLLEERNTVYMQRTCELEEELRRANAIRSQLDTYKRQAHELHTKHTAEAMKAEKWQFEYKNLNDKYDALLKEKERLISERDSLREANDELRCAQVQQGYLSGTGDLSDSDVTVGNLAAEIMPTELKETVVRLQSENKMLCAQEENYRQKLVEVQAELEEAQRSKNSLETQNRLNQQQISELRSQVEELQKALQQQDSKAEDSSLLKKKLEEHLEKLNEAHSDLRKKREVIDDLEPKADSNMAKKIDELQEILRKKDEDMKQMEQRYKSYMEKARTVIKTLDPKQPAPTPDIQSLKNQLTEKERKIQHLEHDYEKSRTRQNQEEKLIITAWYNMGMALHQQVSGERLGSPNEAKSFLAQQRQSTNARRGLIRHQPR is encoded by the exons TTGCAGACATTTCAGGTTCCATCATGTGATGGCAAGCATGATCTAACGAGTGGAGTGGCCATTGCTCACGTACTCCACAGAAT AGATGCCTCTTGGTTTAATGAGACGTGGCTTGGCAGGATCAAGGAGGAGAGCGAGGCCAACTGGCGCCTTAAG GTCAGCAACTTGAAAAAGGTTCTTAAGAGCATGCTGGAGTATTACCATGAT GTGCTTGGTCAGCAGGTGTCCGATGAGCATTTACCAGATGTAAACCTCATCGGCGAGATGGGAGATGTGACTGAGCTGGGCAAGCTGCTCCAGCTGGTTTTGGGTTGTGCTGTCAGTTGTGAAAAGAAACAAG AGCAAATCCAGCAGATTATGACACTTGAGGAATCTGTCCAGCATGTTGTGATGACAGCCATTCAGGAG CTTTTAGCAAAGGAGCCTTCATCTGAACCAGGATGTCCAGAGACTTATGGGGACTTTGACTTCCAG TCCAGGAAGTATTATTTTCTAAGCGAGGAAGCAGGTGAGAAGGAGGACCTGACCCAGCGCTGTAGAGACCTTGAACGTCAG CTGTCACTGGGTGTGGAGGAGAGGTTATCCTTGCAGGCAGAGATCACCTCCCTGAGACAGAAGCTTAGCCGCAGTGACTCTCTGGACGCCTCAACCACTGCCATCACTGGcaagaagctgctgctgctccagagTCAGATGGAGCAGCTGCAGGAGGAGAATTACAG GCTGGAGAACAGCAGAGATGACTTGCGTGTGCGTGCAGAGATGCTGGAGCGTGAGGTGGCCGACCTGCAGCTGAGGAACGAACAACTGACGAGTCTGGCGCATGAAGCCCAGGCGCTCAAAGATGAGATGGACATCCTCAG GCACTCGTCTGACCGGGTGAACCAGCTTGAAGCGCTGGTGGACACCTAtaagaggaagctggaggatCTGGGGGATCTGCGCAGACAGGTGCGCCTCCTGGAGGAGCGCAACACCGTGTACATGCAGCGCACCTGCgagctggaggaggagctgcGGAGGGCCAACGCCATCCGCAGTCAGCTGGACACCTACAAGAGACAG GCTCATGAGCTTCACACCAAGCACACAGCAGAGGCCATGAAGGCTGAGAAGTGGCAGTTTGAGTACAAAAATCTTAATGACAAGTATGATGCACTGCTGAAGGAGAAAGAG CGTCTGATTTCAGAAAGGGACTCGCTTCGGGAAGCAAACGATGAACTCAGGTGTGCACAGGTCCAGCAGGGGTATCTGAGTGGAACAG GAGACTTGTctgacagtgatgtcacagtgggAAACCTTGCTGCAGAGATCATGCCTACTGAGCTAAA GGAAACTGTTGTACGTCTGCAGAGTGAAAACAAGATGCTGTGTGCTCAGGAGGAGAACTACAGACAAAAACTTGTCGAGGTCCAAGCTGAGCTAGAAGAGGCCCAGCGCAGCAAGAATAGCCTGGAAACTCAGAACAG GTTGAACCAGCAGCAGATCTCGGAGCTGCGTTCTCAGGTGGAAGAGCTCCAGAAAGCGCTCCAACAGCAGGATAGCAAGGCTGAGGAT tcATCCTTATTGAAGAAAAAGCTGGAGGAGCATTT GGAGAAACTCAACGAAGCTCACTCAGACCTCCGAAAGAAACGAGAGGTCATAGATGACCTGGAGCCTAAAGCTGACAGCAACA TGGCCAAGAAGATAGATGAACTCCAGGAGATCCTCCGGAAGAAGGATGAGGACATGAAGCAGATGGAGCAGCGATACAAAAGCTACATGGAGAAAGCCAGAACG GTGATCAAAACTCTGGATCCCAAGCAGCCAGCTCCGACTCCTGACATCCAGTCTTTGAAGAATCAGCTgacagaaaaggaaagaaaaatccaGCATCTGGAG CATGATTATGAAAAGAGCAGAACCAGACAGAACCAGGAGGAGAAACTCATTATTACAGCGTGGTATAACATG GGCATGGCTTTGCATCAGCAAGTGTCAGGGGAGCGACTGGGGTCTCCCAACGAAGCCAAGTCTTTCCTCGCCCAGCAGAGACAGTCCACCAACGCCAGGCGGGGCCTGATACGCCACCAACCAAGATGA
- the LOC124862960 gene encoding protein Hook homolog 2-like isoform X1, with the protein MSLDKANLCDSLLTWLQTFQVPSCDGKHDLTSGVAIAHVLHRIDASWFNETWLGRIKEESEANWRLKVSNLKKVLKSMLEYYHDVLGQQVSDEHLPDVNLIGEMGDVTELGKLLQLVLGCAVSCEKKQEQIQQIMTLEESVQHVVMTAIQELLAKEPSSEPGCPETYGDFDFQSRKYYFLSEEAGEKEDLTQRCRDLERQLSLGVEERLSLQAEITSLRQKLSRSDSLDASTTAITGKKLLLLQSQMEQLQEENYRLENSRDDLRVRAEMLEREVADLQLRNEQLTSLAHEAQALKDEMDILRHSSDRVNQLEALVDTYKRKLEDLGDLRRQVRLLEERNTVYMQRTCELEEELRRANAIRSQLDTYKRQAHELHTKHTAEAMKAEKWQFEYKNLNDKYDALLKEKERLISERDSLREANDELRCAQVQQGYLSGTGDLSDSDVTVGNLAAEIMPTELKETVVRLQSENKMLCAQEENYRQKLVEVQAELEEAQRSKNSLETQNRLNQQQISELRSQVEELQKALQQQDSKAEDAISSLLKKKLEEHLEKLNEAHSDLRKKREVIDDLEPKADSNMAKKIDELQEILRKKDEDMKQMEQRYKSYMEKARTVIKTLDPKQPAPTPDIQSLKNQLTEKERKIQHLEHDYEKSRTRQNQEEKLIITAWYNMGMALHQQVSGERLGSPNEAKSFLAQQRQSTNARRGLIRHQPR; encoded by the exons TTGCAGACATTTCAGGTTCCATCATGTGATGGCAAGCATGATCTAACGAGTGGAGTGGCCATTGCTCACGTACTCCACAGAAT AGATGCCTCTTGGTTTAATGAGACGTGGCTTGGCAGGATCAAGGAGGAGAGCGAGGCCAACTGGCGCCTTAAG GTCAGCAACTTGAAAAAGGTTCTTAAGAGCATGCTGGAGTATTACCATGAT GTGCTTGGTCAGCAGGTGTCCGATGAGCATTTACCAGATGTAAACCTCATCGGCGAGATGGGAGATGTGACTGAGCTGGGCAAGCTGCTCCAGCTGGTTTTGGGTTGTGCTGTCAGTTGTGAAAAGAAACAAG AGCAAATCCAGCAGATTATGACACTTGAGGAATCTGTCCAGCATGTTGTGATGACAGCCATTCAGGAG CTTTTAGCAAAGGAGCCTTCATCTGAACCAGGATGTCCAGAGACTTATGGGGACTTTGACTTCCAG TCCAGGAAGTATTATTTTCTAAGCGAGGAAGCAGGTGAGAAGGAGGACCTGACCCAGCGCTGTAGAGACCTTGAACGTCAG CTGTCACTGGGTGTGGAGGAGAGGTTATCCTTGCAGGCAGAGATCACCTCCCTGAGACAGAAGCTTAGCCGCAGTGACTCTCTGGACGCCTCAACCACTGCCATCACTGGcaagaagctgctgctgctccagagTCAGATGGAGCAGCTGCAGGAGGAGAATTACAG GCTGGAGAACAGCAGAGATGACTTGCGTGTGCGTGCAGAGATGCTGGAGCGTGAGGTGGCCGACCTGCAGCTGAGGAACGAACAACTGACGAGTCTGGCGCATGAAGCCCAGGCGCTCAAAGATGAGATGGACATCCTCAG GCACTCGTCTGACCGGGTGAACCAGCTTGAAGCGCTGGTGGACACCTAtaagaggaagctggaggatCTGGGGGATCTGCGCAGACAGGTGCGCCTCCTGGAGGAGCGCAACACCGTGTACATGCAGCGCACCTGCgagctggaggaggagctgcGGAGGGCCAACGCCATCCGCAGTCAGCTGGACACCTACAAGAGACAG GCTCATGAGCTTCACACCAAGCACACAGCAGAGGCCATGAAGGCTGAGAAGTGGCAGTTTGAGTACAAAAATCTTAATGACAAGTATGATGCACTGCTGAAGGAGAAAGAG CGTCTGATTTCAGAAAGGGACTCGCTTCGGGAAGCAAACGATGAACTCAGGTGTGCACAGGTCCAGCAGGGGTATCTGAGTGGAACAG GAGACTTGTctgacagtgatgtcacagtgggAAACCTTGCTGCAGAGATCATGCCTACTGAGCTAAA GGAAACTGTTGTACGTCTGCAGAGTGAAAACAAGATGCTGTGTGCTCAGGAGGAGAACTACAGACAAAAACTTGTCGAGGTCCAAGCTGAGCTAGAAGAGGCCCAGCGCAGCAAGAATAGCCTGGAAACTCAGAACAG GTTGAACCAGCAGCAGATCTCGGAGCTGCGTTCTCAGGTGGAAGAGCTCCAGAAAGCGCTCCAACAGCAGGATAGCAAGGCTGAGGAT GCCATT tcATCCTTATTGAAGAAAAAGCTGGAGGAGCATTT GGAGAAACTCAACGAAGCTCACTCAGACCTCCGAAAGAAACGAGAGGTCATAGATGACCTGGAGCCTAAAGCTGACAGCAACA TGGCCAAGAAGATAGATGAACTCCAGGAGATCCTCCGGAAGAAGGATGAGGACATGAAGCAGATGGAGCAGCGATACAAAAGCTACATGGAGAAAGCCAGAACG GTGATCAAAACTCTGGATCCCAAGCAGCCAGCTCCGACTCCTGACATCCAGTCTTTGAAGAATCAGCTgacagaaaaggaaagaaaaatccaGCATCTGGAG CATGATTATGAAAAGAGCAGAACCAGACAGAACCAGGAGGAGAAACTCATTATTACAGCGTGGTATAACATG GGCATGGCTTTGCATCAGCAAGTGTCAGGGGAGCGACTGGGGTCTCCCAACGAAGCCAAGTCTTTCCTCGCCCAGCAGAGACAGTCCACCAACGCCAGGCGGGGCCTGATACGCCACCAACCAAGATGA
- the LOC124862960 gene encoding protein Hook homolog 2-like isoform X2: MSLDKANLCDSLLTWLQTFQVPSCDGKHDLTSGVAIAHVLHRIDASWFNETWLGRIKEESEANWRLKVSNLKKVLKSMLEYYHDVLGQQVSDEHLPDVNLIGEMGDVTELGKLLQLVLGCAVSCEKKQEQIQQIMTLEESVQHVVMTAIQELLAKEPSSEPGCPETYGDFDFQSRKYYFLSEEAGEKEDLTQRCRDLERQLSLGVEERLSLQAEITSLRQKLSRSDSLDASTTAITGKKLLLLQSQMEQLQEENYRLENSRDDLRVRAEMLEREVADLQLRNEQLTSLAHEAQALKDEMDILRHSSDRVNQLEALVDTYKRKLEDLGDLRRQVRLLEERNTVYMQRTCELEEELRRANAIRSQLDTYKRQAHELHTKHTAEAMKAEKWQFEYKNLNDKYDALLKEKERLISERDSLREANDELRCAQVQQGYLSGTGDLSDSDVTVGNLAAEIMPTELKETVVRLQSENKMLCAQEENYRQKLVEVQAELEEAQRSKNSLETQNRLNQQQISELRSQVEELQKALQQQDSKAEDAISSLLKKKLEEHLEKLNEAHSDLRKKREVIDDLEPKADSNMAKKIDELQEILRKKDEDMKQMEQRYKSYMEKARTVIKTLDPKQPAPTPDIQSLKNQLTEKERKIQHLEHDYEKSRTRQNQEEKLIITAWAWLCISKCQGSDWGLPTKPSLSSPSRDSPPTPGGA; encoded by the exons TTGCAGACATTTCAGGTTCCATCATGTGATGGCAAGCATGATCTAACGAGTGGAGTGGCCATTGCTCACGTACTCCACAGAAT AGATGCCTCTTGGTTTAATGAGACGTGGCTTGGCAGGATCAAGGAGGAGAGCGAGGCCAACTGGCGCCTTAAG GTCAGCAACTTGAAAAAGGTTCTTAAGAGCATGCTGGAGTATTACCATGAT GTGCTTGGTCAGCAGGTGTCCGATGAGCATTTACCAGATGTAAACCTCATCGGCGAGATGGGAGATGTGACTGAGCTGGGCAAGCTGCTCCAGCTGGTTTTGGGTTGTGCTGTCAGTTGTGAAAAGAAACAAG AGCAAATCCAGCAGATTATGACACTTGAGGAATCTGTCCAGCATGTTGTGATGACAGCCATTCAGGAG CTTTTAGCAAAGGAGCCTTCATCTGAACCAGGATGTCCAGAGACTTATGGGGACTTTGACTTCCAG TCCAGGAAGTATTATTTTCTAAGCGAGGAAGCAGGTGAGAAGGAGGACCTGACCCAGCGCTGTAGAGACCTTGAACGTCAG CTGTCACTGGGTGTGGAGGAGAGGTTATCCTTGCAGGCAGAGATCACCTCCCTGAGACAGAAGCTTAGCCGCAGTGACTCTCTGGACGCCTCAACCACTGCCATCACTGGcaagaagctgctgctgctccagagTCAGATGGAGCAGCTGCAGGAGGAGAATTACAG GCTGGAGAACAGCAGAGATGACTTGCGTGTGCGTGCAGAGATGCTGGAGCGTGAGGTGGCCGACCTGCAGCTGAGGAACGAACAACTGACGAGTCTGGCGCATGAAGCCCAGGCGCTCAAAGATGAGATGGACATCCTCAG GCACTCGTCTGACCGGGTGAACCAGCTTGAAGCGCTGGTGGACACCTAtaagaggaagctggaggatCTGGGGGATCTGCGCAGACAGGTGCGCCTCCTGGAGGAGCGCAACACCGTGTACATGCAGCGCACCTGCgagctggaggaggagctgcGGAGGGCCAACGCCATCCGCAGTCAGCTGGACACCTACAAGAGACAG GCTCATGAGCTTCACACCAAGCACACAGCAGAGGCCATGAAGGCTGAGAAGTGGCAGTTTGAGTACAAAAATCTTAATGACAAGTATGATGCACTGCTGAAGGAGAAAGAG CGTCTGATTTCAGAAAGGGACTCGCTTCGGGAAGCAAACGATGAACTCAGGTGTGCACAGGTCCAGCAGGGGTATCTGAGTGGAACAG GAGACTTGTctgacagtgatgtcacagtgggAAACCTTGCTGCAGAGATCATGCCTACTGAGCTAAA GGAAACTGTTGTACGTCTGCAGAGTGAAAACAAGATGCTGTGTGCTCAGGAGGAGAACTACAGACAAAAACTTGTCGAGGTCCAAGCTGAGCTAGAAGAGGCCCAGCGCAGCAAGAATAGCCTGGAAACTCAGAACAG GTTGAACCAGCAGCAGATCTCGGAGCTGCGTTCTCAGGTGGAAGAGCTCCAGAAAGCGCTCCAACAGCAGGATAGCAAGGCTGAGGAT GCCATT tcATCCTTATTGAAGAAAAAGCTGGAGGAGCATTT GGAGAAACTCAACGAAGCTCACTCAGACCTCCGAAAGAAACGAGAGGTCATAGATGACCTGGAGCCTAAAGCTGACAGCAACA TGGCCAAGAAGATAGATGAACTCCAGGAGATCCTCCGGAAGAAGGATGAGGACATGAAGCAGATGGAGCAGCGATACAAAAGCTACATGGAGAAAGCCAGAACG GTGATCAAAACTCTGGATCCCAAGCAGCCAGCTCCGACTCCTGACATCCAGTCTTTGAAGAATCAGCTgacagaaaaggaaagaaaaatccaGCATCTGGAG CATGATTATGAAAAGAGCAGAACCAGACAGAACCAGGAGGAGAAACTCATTATTACAGCGTG GGCATGGCTTTGCATCAGCAAGTGTCAGGGGAGCGACTGGGGTCTCCCAACGAAGCCAAGTCTTTCCTCGCCCAGCAGAGACAGTCCACCAACGCCAGGCGGGGCCTGA